The Candidatus Bathyarchaeota archaeon genome window below encodes:
- a CDS encoding SIS domain-containing protein has product MSLFLDEAYGQPKAIRDTVASYFEVRDGLKPVVEDAKKGKFRRIVMTGMGNSYYALLPSWIRLNKAGFNVQMVETSELLHYMVDILEESLLVIVSRSGETVEVVRLLDAAPSSVFTLAITDNPSSTLASRSKLTIPTKAGEEHLAASKSHLALLTALHLLSADLAGVDLESEKRKLLKAADIVENYQRRGLDEAKPMGERLSECSSLVIVSRGPTVSSAYTGALIMKEMAKIHCEGYSAAQFRHGPMEIVNPKVGVIVMAGPAETRGLNVKMASETAELGAPTILIDYGEAEGCEGCMVIKVGTPPDGYVDPLVELPPIYMITYHLALKRGAPLKFVKTGKVTLVE; this is encoded by the coding sequence ATGAGCTTGTTCCTAGACGAGGCATATGGTCAACCTAAGGCGATCAGAGACACCGTAGCCTCCTACTTCGAGGTTAGAGACGGGTTAAAACCGGTGGTCGAGGACGCCAAAAAAGGCAAGTTTCGCAGGATAGTCATGACCGGTATGGGTAACTCGTATTATGCTCTGCTACCGTCGTGGATCCGCCTAAACAAAGCTGGCTTCAACGTTCAAATGGTTGAAACCTCGGAGCTTCTACATTACATGGTAGATATACTCGAAGAGTCGCTATTAGTCATAGTGTCCAGATCTGGTGAAACCGTGGAGGTTGTGAGGCTTCTCGACGCAGCTCCGAGTAGCGTATTCACGCTGGCTATAACGGATAACCCGTCCAGCACGTTGGCCTCCAGAAGCAAACTCACGATCCCCACGAAAGCCGGAGAGGAGCACCTCGCAGCTTCGAAAAGCCACCTAGCTCTCCTCACGGCATTACACCTGTTGTCCGCAGACCTAGCCGGGGTCGACCTAGAATCTGAGAAACGCAAGCTCCTAAAGGCCGCCGACATAGTAGAGAACTACCAGCGTAGAGGGCTCGACGAGGCGAAACCCATGGGTGAACGTTTATCCGAGTGCAGCTCGCTTGTAATAGTCTCTAGAGGTCCTACGGTTTCCTCGGCTTACACAGGAGCCTTGATCATGAAGGAGATGGCTAAGATTCACTGCGAGGGATACTCCGCGGCTCAGTTCCGGCATGGGCCGATGGAGATCGTAAACCCGAAGGTAGGGGTCATCGTCATGGCCGGCCCGGCCGAGACTAGGGGTTTAAACGTTAAAATGGCCTCCGAGACCGCGGAGCTCGGTGCTCCAACAATCCTGATAGACTACGGTGAAGCAGAGGGCTGCGAAGGCTGCATGGTGATCAAGGTCGGTACCCCGCCAGACGGCTACGTAGACCCCTTGGTAGAGCTTCCACCGATATATATGATAACATACCATCTAGCGTTGAAGAGAGGAGCGCCCTTAAAGTTCGTCAAGACCGGAAAAGTCACACTCGTCGAGTAG